In a single window of the Pseudomonas entomophila genome:
- a CDS encoding fatty acid CoA ligase family protein: MTQPSHTQGNPDKPLLTQCIGDAFDTTVARFPDREALVVRHQHLRFTWRQLAEAVDRHARALMALGVQAGDRLGIWAPNCAEWCITQFASAKVGAILVNINPAYRTSELEYALSQSGCKWLICADAFKTSDYHAMVLGLAPALGESRCGELVCERLPELRGVVSLAAEPPKGFLTWHALQARADEVTPQALAARQASLHRHEPINIQYTSGTTGFPKGAMLSHHNILNNGYMVGESLGLTEHDRLVVPVPLYHCFGMVMANLGCMTHGSTLIYPSDAFDPLLTLQAVAEERATALYGVPTMFIAELDHPRRGEFDLSSLRTGIMAGATCPIEVMRRVIDEMHMREVQIAYGMTETSPVSLQTGAADDLECRVTRVGRTQPRLETKVIDSEGATLPRGEVGELCTRGYSVMIGYWNNPKATAESIDGDGWMHTGDLAVMDEQGYVRIVGRSKDMIIRGGENIYPRELEEFFFTHPAVADVQVIGVPCSKYGEEIVAWVRLHPGHAASEDELREWAKARIAHFKVPRHFRFVDEFPMTVTGKVQKFRMREISIEELAR, from the coding sequence ATGACCCAGCCAAGCCACACCCAGGGCAACCCGGACAAACCGCTGCTGACCCAGTGCATCGGCGACGCTTTCGATACCACCGTTGCTCGCTTCCCCGACCGCGAGGCACTGGTGGTTCGCCATCAGCACCTGCGCTTCACCTGGCGGCAACTGGCCGAGGCCGTCGATCGCCATGCCCGTGCCCTGATGGCCTTGGGTGTACAAGCCGGCGACCGCCTGGGGATCTGGGCGCCGAACTGCGCCGAATGGTGCATTACCCAGTTCGCCAGCGCCAAGGTCGGCGCGATCCTGGTCAATATCAACCCGGCCTACCGCACCAGCGAACTGGAATACGCTTTGAGCCAGTCTGGCTGCAAGTGGCTGATCTGTGCCGACGCGTTCAAAACCTCCGACTACCACGCCATGGTGCTGGGGCTGGCGCCCGCTCTTGGCGAAAGTCGCTGTGGCGAGCTCGTCTGCGAGCGTCTTCCCGAGTTGCGCGGGGTGGTGAGCCTGGCCGCCGAGCCGCCCAAGGGCTTCTTGACATGGCACGCTCTTCAGGCGCGGGCCGATGAGGTCACCCCACAGGCACTGGCCGCGCGCCAGGCCAGCCTGCACCGCCACGAACCGATCAACATCCAGTACACCTCCGGCACCACCGGCTTCCCCAAGGGCGCGATGCTGAGCCACCACAACATCCTCAACAACGGCTATATGGTCGGTGAGAGCCTAGGCCTCACCGAGCACGACCGGCTGGTGGTGCCGGTGCCGCTGTACCACTGCTTCGGCATGGTCATGGCCAACCTCGGTTGCATGACCCATGGCAGCACCCTGATCTACCCCAGTGACGCCTTCGACCCGCTACTCACGCTACAGGCGGTTGCCGAGGAGCGCGCCACCGCGCTGTACGGCGTGCCGACCATGTTCATCGCCGAACTGGACCACCCGCGGCGGGGCGAATTCGACCTGTCCAGCCTGCGCACTGGGATCATGGCCGGTGCCACCTGCCCGATCGAGGTGATGCGCCGGGTGATCGACGAGATGCACATGAGAGAGGTGCAGATCGCCTATGGCATGACCGAGACCAGCCCGGTGTCACTGCAAACAGGCGCCGCCGATGATCTCGAGTGCCGCGTGACCCGCGTTGGCCGCACCCAGCCGCGCCTGGAAACCAAGGTCATCGACAGCGAGGGCGCCACGCTGCCGCGCGGCGAAGTCGGTGAACTGTGCACCCGTGGTTACAGCGTGATGATCGGCTACTGGAACAACCCCAAGGCCACGGCCGAGAGCATCGACGGCGACGGTTGGATGCACACCGGCGACCTGGCGGTGATGGACGAGCAGGGCTATGTGCGTATCGTCGGGCGCAGCAAGGATATGATCATCCGCGGCGGGGAGAACATCTACCCGCGTGAGCTGGAGGAATTTTTCTTCACCCACCCGGCGGTGGCCGACGTGCAGGTGATCGGCGTTCCGTGCAGCAAGTACGGCGAGGAGATCGTCGCCTGGGTGCGCCTGCACCCCGGGCATGCCGCCAGCGAGGATGAGCTGCGCGAGTGGGCGAAAGCGCGGATCGCGCACTTCAAGGTGCCGCGCCATTTCCGCTTCGTCGATGAGTTCCCGATGACGGTGACGGGGAAGGTGCAGAAATTCAGGATGCGCGAGATCAGCATCGAGGAGCTTGCGCGTTGA
- the mobA gene encoding molybdenum cofactor guanylyltransferase MobA: MSTTLPPCSILILAGGRGQRMGGRDKGLMPWHGEPLVAHVQHVVREFSDDVVISCNRNQDRYALYADQLVSDFEADFPGPLAGVIAGLGVARHDWVVMLACDAPLIDQALVEGLLRLAVEHDSAAMVRQGGYWQPMFSVLPRRVLPMLEQAWASGERSLQKALLGVVPVQALECMDNDQRLSNFNSPELLR, from the coding sequence ATGTCCACTACCCTGCCCCCCTGCTCCATCCTCATCCTCGCCGGTGGCCGTGGCCAGCGCATGGGCGGCCGCGACAAGGGCCTGATGCCCTGGCATGGCGAACCGCTGGTGGCCCATGTGCAACATGTGGTGCGCGAGTTCTCCGACGACGTGGTGATTTCCTGCAACCGCAACCAGGACCGTTACGCCCTCTACGCAGACCAGTTGGTGTCGGATTTCGAGGCAGACTTCCCCGGGCCGCTGGCCGGGGTGATCGCGGGGCTCGGGGTGGCACGTCATGATTGGGTGGTGATGCTGGCGTGCGATGCGCCGCTGATTGACCAGGCGTTGGTCGAGGGGCTGTTGAGGTTGGCTGTCGAGCATGACAGCGCAGCCATGGTGCGCCAGGGTGGGTACTGGCAGCCGATGTTCAGCGTGCTGCCGCGCCGGGTGCTGCCGATGCTGGAGCAAGCCTGGGCATCCGGTGAACGCAGCCTGCAGAAAGCCTTGTTGGGGGTGGTGCCGGTACAGGCGCTGGAATGCATGGACAATGACCAACGCCTGAGCAACTTCAACAGCCCGGAGCTCCTGCGGTGA
- a CDS encoding GGDEF domain-containing protein: MYKTLEAHVRQQVAPAALRAEFRQHEFEAMRRFCQLIFCIGIAIWLVFDLIVSYLGGQGFTWLSGLFVALLCSLTVVLGFTRKSQHFDVLNLVFVAVITLAMRLVIEGIPIALRPVWLVLGVSTVLYTVSVLPVRRWSFFCAMGITWIMLNPFFHTRIEALELEGAMLISYAVFLSGLVIYSYLRIRQAKLHNFYLTKVLLEQAYIDALTEIPNRRSFMAKAEKQLQLTGPGQFLAMIDIDNFKKVNDRFGHDIGDVVLKRVAGHIKAAMVGFEIARLGGEEFAIFFQGLDEQGAEQQVEALCRRVREDAAEHPVTISIGLTRVDSGDTLTLALIRADQALYAAKHTGKDRFVVWDHRLVNA, from the coding sequence ATGTACAAGACCCTCGAAGCCCACGTCCGCCAGCAGGTCGCCCCCGCTGCCCTGCGTGCCGAATTCCGCCAGCACGAATTCGAGGCCATGCGCCGCTTCTGCCAACTGATCTTCTGTATCGGCATCGCCATCTGGCTGGTCTTCGACCTGATCGTCAGCTACCTGGGCGGCCAGGGCTTCACCTGGCTGTCGGGCCTGTTCGTCGCCCTGCTGTGCAGCCTCACCGTGGTCCTGGGCTTCACCCGCAAGAGCCAGCACTTCGACGTGCTCAACCTCGTGTTCGTGGCGGTGATCACCCTGGCCATGCGCCTGGTGATCGAGGGCATCCCCATCGCCCTGCGCCCGGTGTGGCTGGTGCTGGGGGTATCGACCGTGCTGTACACCGTGTCGGTGCTGCCGGTGCGGCGCTGGTCGTTCTTCTGCGCCATGGGCATCACCTGGATCATGCTCAATCCTTTCTTCCACACCCGCATCGAAGCCTTGGAGCTCGAAGGCGCGATGCTGATCAGCTACGCGGTGTTCCTCAGCGGCCTGGTGATCTACAGCTACCTGCGCATCCGCCAGGCCAAACTGCACAACTTCTACCTGACCAAGGTGCTGCTGGAGCAAGCCTACATCGACGCCCTGACCGAGATCCCCAACCGCCGTTCGTTCATGGCCAAGGCCGAGAAGCAGCTGCAACTGACCGGCCCTGGGCAGTTCCTGGCGATGATCGATATCGACAATTTCAAAAAGGTCAACGACCGCTTCGGCCACGACATCGGCGACGTGGTGCTCAAACGCGTGGCGGGGCACATCAAGGCGGCGATGGTCGGCTTCGAAATCGCACGGTTGGGCGGCGAGGAGTTCGCGATCTTCTTTCAAGGGCTGGACGAGCAAGGCGCCGAGCAGCAGGTCGAGGCCTTGTGTCGGCGGGTGCGCGAAGACGCTGCGGAGCACCCGGTGACCATCAGCATCGGGCTGACCCGGGTCGATAGCGGGGACACCCTGACCCTAGCGCTGATTCGCGCGGACCAGGCGTTGTATGCGGCCAAGCACACAGGCAAGGACCGGTTCGTGGTGTGGGACCACCGTCTTGTGAATGCCTGA
- the peaD gene encoding quinohemoprotein amine dehydrogenase subunit beta yields MKPGLCAQLALTVAATACTWAAQADDAGPALKAGHEYLIATNYPNNLHVVEVASDSLYKTCRMPDAFGPGTAVMAPDNRTAYVLNNHFADLYGIDLDSCRTTFHANLSSVPGEVGKAMYSFAISPDGKEVYATVNPSQRLNDHYVVKPPRLEVFSTGDGLDAKPVRTFPMPRQVYLMRAADDGSLYVAGPDIYKMDVKTGQYSVALPLRSWNRPGYGAPDVLYFWPHQSARHEFSMLYTIARFKDAKQDPATAEPLYGYLSIDLKTGKAHTEEFAELTELYFTGLRSPKDPNQMYGVLNRLAKYDIKQRKLIKAASLEHTYYCVTFDKKGDKLYLGGTFNDLAVFDPNTLEKVGSIKLPGGDMSTTTPQVFVR; encoded by the coding sequence ATGAAACCTGGACTCTGCGCGCAACTCGCGCTCACCGTTGCCGCCACGGCCTGCACCTGGGCGGCCCAGGCCGATGACGCAGGCCCGGCCCTGAAGGCCGGCCATGAGTACCTGATCGCCACCAACTACCCGAACAACCTGCACGTGGTCGAGGTGGCCAGTGACTCGTTGTACAAGACCTGCCGCATGCCCGATGCGTTCGGCCCCGGCACGGCGGTGATGGCGCCGGACAACCGCACCGCCTATGTGCTCAACAACCATTTCGCCGATCTCTACGGCATCGACCTGGACAGCTGCAGGACCACCTTCCACGCCAACTTGTCCAGCGTGCCGGGCGAGGTGGGCAAGGCGATGTACTCGTTCGCCATCAGCCCCGATGGCAAGGAGGTGTATGCCACGGTCAACCCCAGCCAGCGCCTTAACGACCACTATGTGGTCAAGCCGCCGCGTCTGGAGGTGTTCAGTACCGGGGATGGCCTGGATGCCAAGCCGGTGCGCACCTTCCCGATGCCGCGCCAGGTCTACCTGATGCGTGCCGCCGATGACGGCAGCTTGTATGTGGCTGGGCCGGACATCTACAAGATGGACGTGAAGACCGGTCAGTACAGCGTGGCGCTGCCGCTGCGCAGCTGGAACCGCCCAGGGTACGGCGCGCCGGACGTGCTGTACTTCTGGCCGCACCAGAGCGCCCGGCACGAGTTCTCGATGCTCTACACCATCGCCAGGTTCAAGGATGCCAAGCAGGACCCGGCCACCGCCGAGCCGTTGTACGGCTACCTGAGCATCGACCTGAAGACCGGCAAGGCGCATACCGAGGAGTTCGCCGAGCTGACCGAGCTGTACTTCACCGGCCTGCGCTCGCCGAAGGACCCGAACCAGATGTACGGGGTGCTCAACCGCCTGGCCAAATACGACATCAAGCAGCGCAAGCTGATCAAGGCGGCTAGTCTGGAGCACACCTATTACTGCGTGACCTTCGACAAGAAGGGCGACAAGTTGTACCTGGGCGGCACGTTCAACGACCTGGCGGTGTTCGACCCCAATACCTTGGAGAAAGTGGGGAGCATCAAGCTGCCGGGTGGCGACATGTCCACCACCACACCGCAGGTGTTCGTCCGCTAG
- a CDS encoding efflux RND transporter periplasmic adaptor subunit: MSTPRSLRLRPLALLALMTLSLAGCNDATDQEEQAPAPQVRVETLAVQPLAISTELSGRILAPRTAEVRARVAGVVLKRVYREGSDVKQGDVLFLIDPAPFKADFDSARATLAKAEATVYQARLQEQRYRELVDDKAVSRQEYDNARAAFLQADAAVAESKAALERARLNLGYATVTAPISGRIGRALVTEGALVGQSETTPLATIQQLNPIHADVSQSTRELNALRRALRAGELQQVGQDQVKATLVQDDGSAYPLPGKLLFSDISVDPSTNQITLRSEFPNPDLDLLPGSYVRVRLEQAVQPQGISVPQRAILRDSAGVPKVLVVDHQDRVSERPVTLGSAQGDRWIVSEGLAPGDRVVVEGLQHVKAGDQVQVDEQPGATAVAQHNGQ; the protein is encoded by the coding sequence ATGTCCACTCCACGCTCCCTGCGCCTGCGCCCCTTGGCGTTGCTGGCGCTGATGACCCTTTCCCTGGCCGGCTGCAATGACGCCACCGACCAGGAAGAACAGGCCCCTGCCCCCCAGGTCCGGGTCGAAACTCTCGCCGTCCAGCCGCTGGCCATCAGCACCGAGCTCAGCGGCCGCATCCTCGCGCCACGCACCGCCGAGGTCCGCGCCCGGGTGGCCGGCGTGGTGCTCAAGCGGGTGTACCGCGAAGGCAGCGACGTCAAGCAGGGCGATGTGCTGTTCCTGATCGACCCGGCACCGTTCAAGGCCGACTTCGATAGCGCCCGCGCAACGTTGGCCAAGGCCGAGGCAACCGTGTACCAGGCGCGCCTGCAGGAGCAGCGCTACCGCGAACTGGTCGACGACAAGGCGGTCAGCCGCCAGGAATACGACAACGCCCGCGCCGCCTTCCTCCAGGCCGATGCCGCGGTCGCCGAGTCCAAGGCAGCCTTGGAGCGCGCGCGTCTGAACCTCGGCTATGCCACCGTGACCGCACCGATTTCCGGGCGCATCGGCCGCGCCCTGGTCACCGAGGGCGCGCTGGTCGGTCAAAGCGAGACCACGCCGCTGGCCACCATCCAGCAGTTGAACCCGATCCACGCCGACGTCAGCCAGTCGACCCGCGAGCTCAACGCCCTGCGCCGCGCCTTGCGTGCCGGCGAGCTGCAACAGGTCGGCCAGGACCAGGTCAAGGCCACCTTGGTGCAGGATGACGGCAGCGCCTACCCGCTGCCGGGCAAGCTGCTGTTCTCCGACATCAGCGTCGACCCAAGCACCAACCAGATCACCCTGCGCAGCGAGTTCCCCAACCCCGACCTCGACCTGCTGCCCGGCAGCTACGTACGCGTGCGCCTGGAGCAGGCCGTGCAACCTCAAGGTATCAGCGTGCCGCAGCGGGCCATCCTGCGTGACAGCGCCGGCGTGCCCAAGGTGCTGGTGGTCGATCACCAGGACCGTGTCAGCGAGCGCCCGGTCACCCTCGGCAGCGCCCAGGGCGACCGCTGGATCGTCAGCGAAGGCCTGGCCCCAGGCGATCGCGTAGTGGTCGAGGGCCTGCAACACGTCAAGGCCGGCGACCAGGTGCAGGTCGACGAGCAACCGGGCGCCACCGCCGTCGCCCAACACAACGGCCAATGA
- a CDS encoding efflux RND transporter permease subunit: MPQFFIDRPVFAWVVALFILLVGALAIPQLPVAQYPDVAPPQVEIYAVYPGASAATMDESVVSIIEQELNGADNLLYFESQSSLGNATITASFQPGTNPDMAQVDVQNRLKVIESRLPRPVTQQGLQVEKVSTGFLLLATLTSEDGNLDEIALSDILARNVMNEIRRIKGVGKAQLYGSERAMRIWIDPAKLVGFKLTPNDVAEAIAAQNAQVAPGSIGDLPSRPTQEITANVVVKGQLSTPEAFAAIVLRANADGSTVTVGDVARVEIGAQEYQYGTRLNGKATSAFSVKLSPGANAMETAALVKQKLDELSRYFPAGVKYDIPYDTSPFVKVSIKQVISTLVEAMVLVFAVMFLFLQNLRYTLIPTLVVPVALMGTFAVMNALGFSINVLTLFGMVLAIGILVDDAIVVVENVERIMAEEGLPPKEATRKAMGQISGAIVGITLVLVAVFLPMAFMQGSVGVIYQQFSVSMAVSILFSAFLALSLTPALCATLLKPLEKGEHHERKGFFGWFNRRFEGMSNGYQRWVTHALARSGRYLLVYAALVAVLGYGFSQLPTAFLPTEDQGYTITDIQLPPGASQARTIEVAQQIEAHNAEEPGVANTTLILGFSFSGSGQNAALAFTTLKDWSERGGDDSAQSIADRATMAFTQLKDAIAYAVLPPPVDGLGESTGFEFRLQDRGGMGHTALMAARDQLLEQARKSKVLVNVREASLAESPQVELEIDRRQANALGVSFADIGAVLDTAVGSNYVNDFPNQGRMQRVVVQAEGDQRSQVEDLLRIHVRNSSGKMVPLGAFVSAHWRSGPVQLTRYNGYPAVSISGEPAAGHSSGEAMAEIERLVAQLPAGSGLEWTGLSLQERLSGSQAPLLMALSLLVVFLCLAALYESWSIPTAVLLVVPLGVLGAVLAVTLRGLPNDVFFKVGLITLIGLSAKNAILIIEFAKDLVDQGHNAADAAIQAARLRLRPIVMTSLAFILGVVPLAIASGASSASQQAIGTGVIGGMLSATFAVVFVPVFFVVVMRLAGRKPVKAGVATAREA; the protein is encoded by the coding sequence ATGCCGCAGTTCTTCATCGACCGCCCGGTGTTCGCCTGGGTGGTCGCCTTGTTCATTCTCCTGGTCGGCGCCCTGGCCATCCCGCAGCTGCCGGTGGCCCAGTACCCCGACGTGGCACCGCCACAGGTGGAAATCTACGCCGTGTACCCGGGCGCCTCGGCGGCGACCATGGACGAAAGCGTGGTCAGCATCATCGAGCAGGAGCTCAACGGTGCCGACAACCTGCTCTACTTCGAGTCGCAGAGCAGCCTGGGCAATGCCACCATCACCGCCAGCTTCCAGCCTGGCACCAACCCGGACATGGCCCAGGTGGACGTGCAGAATCGCCTGAAGGTGATCGAGTCGCGCCTGCCACGCCCGGTGACGCAACAAGGCCTGCAGGTGGAGAAGGTGTCCACCGGCTTCCTGCTGCTGGCCACCCTCACCTCCGAGGACGGCAACCTGGATGAAATTGCCCTGTCGGACATCCTCGCGCGCAACGTGATGAATGAGATCCGCCGCATCAAGGGCGTCGGCAAGGCGCAGCTGTATGGTTCGGAACGGGCCATGCGCATCTGGATCGACCCGGCGAAGCTGGTCGGTTTCAAGCTCACTCCCAACGACGTGGCCGAAGCCATCGCCGCGCAAAACGCCCAGGTCGCCCCCGGCAGCATCGGCGACCTGCCCAGCCGCCCGACCCAGGAAATCACCGCCAACGTGGTGGTCAAGGGCCAGTTGAGCACGCCTGAAGCGTTCGCCGCGATCGTGCTGCGCGCCAATGCTGACGGCTCGACAGTTACCGTCGGCGATGTCGCCCGGGTCGAGATCGGCGCCCAGGAATACCAGTACGGCACCCGCCTCAACGGCAAGGCCACCAGCGCTTTCAGCGTCAAGCTGTCGCCCGGCGCCAACGCCATGGAGACCGCGGCCCTGGTCAAGCAGAAGCTCGACGAGCTGTCGCGCTACTTCCCGGCCGGCGTGAAGTACGACATCCCCTACGACACCTCGCCGTTCGTCAAAGTGTCGATCAAGCAGGTGATCAGTACCCTGGTCGAGGCCATGGTGCTGGTGTTCGCCGTGATGTTCCTGTTCCTGCAGAACCTGCGTTACACCCTGATCCCGACCCTGGTGGTGCCGGTGGCGCTGATGGGCACCTTCGCGGTGATGAACGCGCTGGGCTTCTCGATCAACGTGCTGACACTGTTCGGCATGGTGCTGGCCATCGGCATCCTGGTGGACGACGCCATCGTGGTGGTGGAAAACGTCGAGCGGATCATGGCCGAGGAAGGCCTGCCGCCGAAGGAGGCCACGCGCAAGGCCATGGGCCAGATCAGCGGGGCCATCGTCGGCATCACCCTGGTGCTGGTGGCGGTGTTCCTGCCGATGGCCTTCATGCAGGGCTCGGTGGGGGTGATCTACCAGCAGTTCTCGGTGTCGATGGCGGTATCGATCCTGTTCTCGGCGTTCCTCGCCCTGAGCCTCACGCCAGCCCTGTGCGCCACCCTGCTCAAGCCACTGGAAAAAGGCGAGCACCACGAGCGCAAAGGCTTCTTTGGCTGGTTCAACCGCCGCTTCGAGGGCATGAGCAACGGCTACCAGCGCTGGGTGACCCACGCGTTGGCCCGCAGCGGTCGCTACCTGCTGGTCTACGCCGCATTGGTGGCAGTGCTGGGCTACGGCTTCAGCCAGCTGCCCACCGCCTTCCTGCCCACCGAGGACCAGGGCTACACCATCACCGACATCCAGTTGCCGCCAGGCGCCAGCCAGGCACGGACCATCGAGGTAGCGCAGCAGATCGAAGCGCACAACGCGGAAGAGCCGGGCGTGGCCAACACCACACTGATCCTCGGCTTCAGCTTCTCCGGCAGCGGGCAGAACGCGGCCCTGGCCTTCACCACGCTCAAGGACTGGTCCGAGCGGGGTGGTGACGACAGCGCCCAGTCCATCGCCGACCGTGCAACCATGGCATTCACCCAGTTGAAGGACGCCATCGCCTATGCGGTGCTGCCACCGCCGGTGGACGGTCTGGGCGAGTCGACCGGTTTCGAATTCCGCCTGCAAGACCGCGGCGGCATGGGCCACACGGCGCTGATGGCCGCCCGCGACCAACTGCTGGAACAGGCGCGCAAGAGCAAGGTACTGGTCAATGTGCGCGAAGCCTCGCTGGCGGAAAGCCCGCAGGTGGAACTGGAGATCGACCGTCGCCAGGCCAATGCGCTGGGGGTGTCGTTCGCCGACATCGGCGCGGTACTCGACACCGCGGTGGGCTCCAACTACGTCAACGACTTCCCCAACCAGGGCCGCATGCAGCGGGTGGTGGTGCAGGCCGAGGGCGACCAGCGCAGCCAGGTCGAGGATCTGTTGAGAATCCACGTGCGCAACAGCAGCGGCAAGATGGTCCCGCTCGGCGCCTTCGTCAGCGCCCACTGGCGTAGCGGCCCGGTGCAGTTGACCCGCTACAACGGCTACCCGGCGGTGTCCATCTCCGGCGAGCCGGCGGCGGGCCACAGTTCGGGCGAGGCGATGGCCGAGATCGAACGCCTGGTGGCACAGTTGCCGGCAGGCTCCGGCCTGGAATGGACCGGCCTGTCGTTGCAGGAGCGCCTGTCCGGTAGCCAGGCGCCGCTGCTGATGGCCTTGTCGCTGCTGGTGGTGTTCCTGTGCCTGGCGGCGCTGTACGAGAGTTGGTCGATCCCCACCGCGGTGCTGCTGGTGGTGCCATTGGGGGTGCTCGGCGCGGTGCTGGCGGTGACCCTGCGCGGCCTGCCCAACGACGTGTTCTTCAAGGTCGGCCTGATCACCTTGATCGGGTTGTCGGCGAAGAACGCCATCCTGATCATCGAGTTCGCCAAGGACCTGGTGGACCAAGGCCACAACGCAGCGGACGCGGCGATACAGGCGGCGCGCCTGCGCCTGCGCCCCATCGTCATGACCTCGCTGGCGTTCATCCTCGGCGTGGTGCCCCTGGCCATCGCCAGCGGCGCCAGTTCGGCGAGCCAGCAGGCGATCGGCACCGGGGTGATCGGCGGCATGCTCAGTGCCACGTTTGCCGTGGTGTTCGTGCCGGTGTTCTTCGTGGTGGTGATGCGGTTGGCGGGGCGCAAGCCCGTTAAAGCCGGAGTGGCCACCGCTCGCGAAGCCTGA
- a CDS encoding ATP-binding protein, giving the protein MLKILVRLYLVIIVAYAGAIALIPDTIVGLFHERFLAYNLEQAKGVQTLIVRQFQQAPQEQWPAVEKDLATAFKPLEVRLQRIADADLSTEEKARLERGLFVVRLADWGYYETALAPLDGEWMVRLHAPDDPLDINVLSWGVTVLIGAAMLGCLLLWVWPHWRDLERLKDTARRLGHGEMSERTHISPRSNIGELAGVFDTMASDLERHVNQQRELLNAVSHELRTPLTRLDFGLVLLFDEVPQPSRKRLLELVGHVRELDELVLELLSYSRMESLDQARERVEVSLLELVDSVLGGFAEELDSRGIQWEVRADANLPRFVLDPRLTARAVQNLVRNAMRYCDESLLLRLHLDEDGTCLLTVEDDGIGIPSEERERIFQPFYRLDRSRDRNTGGFGLGLAISRRAIEGQGGTLTVAQSALGGAQFRIRLPAG; this is encoded by the coding sequence ATGCTCAAGATCCTGGTGCGGCTGTACCTGGTGATCATCGTCGCCTATGCCGGCGCGATCGCGTTGATTCCCGACACCATCGTCGGGCTGTTCCATGAGCGCTTCCTGGCCTACAACCTTGAACAGGCCAAGGGTGTGCAGACCCTGATCGTGCGCCAGTTCCAGCAGGCGCCGCAGGAACAGTGGCCGGCGGTGGAAAAGGACCTGGCCACAGCGTTCAAGCCGCTGGAGGTGCGCTTGCAGCGCATCGCCGACGCCGACCTGAGCACCGAGGAGAAAGCCCGGCTCGAGCGTGGCCTGTTCGTGGTGCGGCTGGCCGACTGGGGCTACTACGAAACGGCGTTGGCGCCGCTGGACGGGGAGTGGATGGTACGCCTGCATGCGCCGGACGACCCGCTGGACATCAACGTGTTGTCGTGGGGCGTGACCGTGCTGATCGGCGCGGCCATGCTTGGCTGCCTGCTACTGTGGGTGTGGCCGCACTGGCGCGACCTGGAGCGCTTGAAGGATACCGCCCGACGCCTGGGCCATGGCGAGATGTCCGAGCGCACGCACATCTCGCCACGCTCGAATATCGGCGAGTTGGCCGGGGTGTTCGACACCATGGCCAGCGATCTGGAACGTCATGTGAATCAACAGCGTGAACTGCTCAATGCGGTGTCCCACGAGCTGCGCACCCCATTGACCCGCCTGGACTTCGGCCTGGTGCTGTTGTTCGACGAGGTGCCGCAGCCCAGCCGCAAGCGCCTGCTGGAACTGGTTGGTCACGTGCGGGAGCTGGATGAGCTGGTGCTTGAGCTCCTTTCGTACAGCCGCATGGAAAGCCTCGATCAGGCCCGCGAGCGGGTCGAGGTGTCGTTGCTGGAGCTGGTGGACAGTGTGCTGGGGGGGTTCGCCGAGGAGCTCGACAGCCGTGGCATCCAGTGGGAGGTGCGCGCCGACGCGAACCTGCCGCGCTTCGTGCTTGATCCACGGCTGACCGCGCGCGCCGTGCAGAACCTGGTGCGCAACGCCATGCGCTATTGCGACGAAAGCCTGTTGCTGCGCTTGCACCTCGATGAGGATGGCACCTGCCTGCTGACGGTGGAGGACGATGGCATTGGTATCCCGAGCGAGGAGCGCGAGCGGATTTTCCAGCCGTTCTACCGCTTGGACCGCAGCCGTGATCGCAATACCGGTGGGTTCGGGTTGGGGTTGGCGATCAGTCGGCGGGCCATCGAGGGGCAGGGCGGGACACTGACCGTGGCGCAGTCGGCATTGGGGGGCGCACAGTTCAGGATTCGATTGCCGGCCGGCTAG
- a CDS encoding response regulator transcription factor — MPNILLVEDDSALSELIASYLQRNDFHVRVIARGDHVLDEFRRQKPDLVILDLMLPGLDGLQVCRLLRQETQCLPILMLTARDDSHDQVLGLEMGADDYVTKPCEPRVLLARVRTLLRRSSVNEPRLDSDLIQVGGLCIDLAERSVSWRGEEVELSSGEYNLLVVLARNAGEVMSRDRILQQLRGIEFNGTDRSVDVAISKLRRRFDDNAGEARKIKTVWGKGYLFSRVEWEY; from the coding sequence ATGCCCAACATTCTCCTGGTCGAAGACGACAGCGCGCTGTCCGAGCTGATCGCCAGCTACCTGCAACGCAACGATTTCCATGTCCGGGTGATTGCCCGGGGCGACCATGTGCTGGACGAGTTTCGCCGGCAGAAACCGGACCTGGTGATCCTCGATCTCATGCTTCCCGGCCTGGATGGCCTGCAGGTATGCCGCCTGCTGCGCCAGGAGACGCAATGCCTGCCGATCCTGATGCTGACCGCCCGCGACGACAGCCACGACCAGGTGCTGGGCCTGGAAATGGGGGCCGACGACTACGTCACCAAACCCTGCGAGCCCCGGGTGCTGCTGGCCCGTGTGCGCACCTTGCTGCGCCGCAGCAGCGTCAACGAGCCGCGCCTGGACAGCGACCTGATCCAGGTCGGCGGCCTATGCATCGACCTGGCCGAGCGCAGCGTGAGCTGGCGCGGTGAGGAGGTGGAACTGTCCAGCGGTGAGTACAACCTGCTGGTGGTGCTGGCGCGCAATGCCGGTGAGGTGATGAGCCGCGACCGCATTCTCCAGCAATTGCGCGGCATCGAGTTCAACGGCACCGACCGTTCGGTGGACGTGGCCATCTCCAAGCTGCGCCGGCGCTTCGACGATAACGCCGGCGAGGCGCGCAAGATCAAGACCGTGTGGGGCAAGGGCTACCTGTTCAGCCGGGTCGAGTGGGAGTACTGA